A genomic stretch from Xiphophorus maculatus strain JP 163 A chromosome 14, X_maculatus-5.0-male, whole genome shotgun sequence includes:
- the LOC102235505 gene encoding uncharacterized protein LOC102235505 isoform X1 — protein sequence MPSQKGKGCPASHRYRPASEYDDATLAQKREYWRNKKREQRARLSEQRKKSTQDSSEEKLSYMYVSAGVNTNLSDPLAALSSPLLSNDVSYSSLSKSERTIEHSSTKAPKKQERHQAMTVSKVLRNLQPTSCSILATAAEGGSVTVKRPTTKSLRNLVTSSKSSGTELNTSSSVPPVRVPFTSSSSTKTEPKPCGSMQDSPLPNTTSEAQVALNGLQVLPCVTTDTMHAALCGPVFNKTEGQRIHTTPQSRLKSALVTIKRATCFGITPAPMEEEERAAKRREHWRIKKREQRAKLAAKTTKVRERPQNRDGLPAQKTILVANSTLTSQSFLRGTSQKRNPVRVKVPYTTVRLETENLQSGLAVPDLQTEQIKVQNPHGHKMEQTVGTFNTTAVRKPVESQRKLTYMHHSNITQETSSCKTLRQRSIETQKNFLNQRNLRNKPFLTAAGFRTRAIPTMDTNDTPEQILAKRREYWRNKKREQRAKLSLEKKVRLKEKDSLTRRVKRYQQILEEMRKARTLAHSTEKTPTLASEAIGGFIKEDGTLTINIPHSAKYQSIVGDKSEEKLHDISKKMQPTSQTDMNWRSVSPCRVNRRSPLTRSSQGKTAFSFVQTVNKTSKLIAVKPQSHLDITTSSSPKPSKSVQQLTLTHLQSPHNAASVAGSKFGGCVMKMSISSRTPSLPLLSVGPKLSEEERMAKKREYWRTKKREQRAARASRLKHSIFQTRTSAGLLRRRVHTQELNTVQPSTNITISAEKAQHFPNNSVSAVPHANEMKQEGESVPAADLNSLSDQAICPDKPPTSPPAPPEPEPETSLNSDSQATTLLAVASMKKLLEESLSSVSENQIEQAGVKIETTEDASEQDIKPVLSQLHCEKNDKDLLPACLTSQIKSLLSDSDVLEGKDLPNPQLSDAVPSLSASGEVAHSACAQSPQTSSTPFITTTSSCGTRRSYSSNWAHQSCWSEELPKLHHITTTSLDPPQQHHLDQHDQQRHNSSVPPAERFCSSMTRKSSSNILQKKREYWKLMKRQQRARLKARQKEILSKNTQNAGLDINISECVNPSKPSFQSCSSVTSVPAMSSVPDILVGSSCKIEQSPDTFCVKPPIISREGNVKDEPSSHLTDFLGVSSPHCQKWTPRATETETASSFPTLKPPDNPLTSIHLQPIELPDRHQNPILSPIKISCAQLQSPINKVESAAQAASICIMMPPKPIPGESEEDFLRRKREYWRLKKKEQRAKKAFQYKGCTSTRASSGSSSSDLPGQDLQTPTTAMEDSSQWGNSSDASENLMSIPVDPDPPPFIYTNCPAQVEVFFVPGEADILFADHADGDDDHDGNDEEEDSMSEAVWRNRYLMDYDPLNQLLVCMVCGELQYSHSLEGVQAHIDEAHPLTLRLEPREKQRILEAWDEQVSQRERFFSSQLQQHCGAAEETYRN from the exons ATGCCATCTCAGAAAGGTAAAGGTTGTCCAGCGTCCCATCGCTACCGGCCAGCCTCCGAATATGATGATGCCACACTCGCCCAAAAGAGAGAATATTGGAGAAATAAGAAAAGGGAGCAGAGGGCCCGACTGTCTGAACAGAGAAAGAAGTCAACACAAGACAGCAGTGAGGAAAAGCTCTCATACATGTATGTCTCTGCAGGGGTCAATACCAATTTGTCAGACCCCTTGGCTGCCTTGTCCTCTCCTTTGCTAAGTAATGATGTCTCATATAGTTCTTTATCAAAGAGTGAAAGGACAATTGAACACAGTTCAACAAAGGCCCCTAAAAAACAGGAGCGGCATCAGGCAATGACAGTTAGCAAGGTCCTGCGTAACTTGCAGCCAACATCGTGCTCCATTTTGGCTACAGCAGCTGAGGGTGGCTCTGTCACAGTGAAACGTCCAACAACCAAAAGTCTTAGGAATCTGGTTACCTCATCCAAAAGCAGCGGAACCGAACTGAACACCAGTTCATCAGTGCCTCCAGTCAGAGTCCCTTttaccagcagcagctccacaaAAACAGAACCCAAGCCATGTGGATCAATGCAGGACTCACCACTCCCAAACACAACATCAGAGGCACAAGTGGCATTGAATGGGCTCCAGGTGTTGCCTTGTGTAACAACAGATACAATGCATGCAGCTTTATGTGGccctgtttttaataaaacagaggGCCAAAGAATACACACAACACCTCAAAGTCGATTAAAGAGTGCCTTGGTCACTATAAAAAGGGCTACATGTTTTGGCATTACACCAGCTCccatggaggaggaggagagagcaGCCAAGCGAAGAGAGCACTGGAGAATCAAAAAACGAGAGCAGAGAGCAAAGCTGGCAGCTAAGACCACTAAAGTCAGAGAGAGGCCACAAAACAGAGATGGGCTACCGGCACAGAAGACAATACTTGTGGCCAACTCAACTCTGACCTCTCAGTCGTTTCTCAGAGGCACAAGCCAGAAGCGGAATCCAGTTCGGGTTAAAGTGCCGTATACAACAGTTAGATTGGAGACTGAAAACCTGCAAAGTGGGTTAGCTGTTCCTGACCTGCAAACAGAGCAGATAAAAGTACAGAATCCACATGGGCATAAGATGGAACAGACAGTGGGAACGTTTAATACAACCGCAGTAAGGAAGCCAGTAGAATcacagagaaaactaacttatatGCATCATTCTAACATTACCCAAGAGACTTCATCATGTAAAACACTTCGGCAAAGGTCCATTGAAACACAGAAGAATTTCCTGAATCAGAGAAATCTAAGAAATAAACCATTCTTGACAGCTGCAGGGTTTCGTACCAGAGCTATCCCCACAATGGACACTAATGACACACCAGAGCAAATACTAGCCAAGCGGAGAGAGTACTGGCGGAATAAGAAGCGTGAACAGCGAGCAAAGCTTTCACTGGAGAAGAAGGTTCGACTAAAGGAGAAGGACTCTTTGACACGCCGAGTAAAGCGTTACCAACAAATCCTTGAAGAAATGAGAAAGGCAAGAACCTTGGCGCATTCAACTGAGAAGACCCCTACACTCGCATCTGAGGCCATTGGGGGGTTCATCAAAGAGGATGGGACTCTGACAATTAACATACCTCACAGTGCAAAATATCAAAGTATAGTTGGAGACAAAAGTGAAGAAAAGCTCCATGACATTTCTAAGAAGATGCAGCCAACGTCACAAACTGATATGAACTGGAGAAGTGTTTCCCCATGTAGGGTAAATCGGCGTTCACCTCTAACTCGCTCATCTCAGGGTaaaactgctttttcttttgtgcagACAGTCAACAAAACTTCTAAATTAATTGCTGTCAAACCACAATCTCACCTTGACATAACAACTAGTTCCAGTCCAAAGCCAAGCAAAAGTGTTCAGCAGCTCACACTAACTCATCTCCAGTCCCCTCATAATGCAGCCTCAGTCGCAGGGTCAAAGTTTGGTGGCTGTGTCATGAAAATGAGCATCTCAAGCCGTACGCCATCACTTCCACTGCTATCCGTGGGTCCAAAGCTGTCGGAAGAGGAGAGGATGGCAAAGAAGAGGGAATACTGGAGAACAAAGAAACGTGAGCAGCGAGCGGCTCGTGCTTCACGACTGAAACACAGCATTTTCCAAACAAGGACCAGTGCAGGGTTACTGAGGAGGAGGGTGCATACACAAGAATTAAACACCGTGCAGCCGAGCACCAATATTACCATCAGTGCAGAAAAAGCACAACATTTTCCAAACAACTCTGTGAGTGCTGTACCACatgcaaatgaaatgaaacaggaGGGTGAGTCTGTGCCAGCAGCTGACCTAAATTCTCTATCAGATCAAGCCATCTGTCCAGACAAACCCCCGACCTCCCCACCTGCACCTCCAGAGCCGGAGCCTGAGACATCTCTCAATTCAGACAGCCAAGCCACCACTCTGCTGGCTGTAGCCTCTATGAAGAAACTGCTGGAGGAATCCCTCAGCTCAGTTTCAGAGAATCAAATCGAACAGGCTGGTGTGAAAATAGAAACAACCGAAGATGCTTCAGAGCAGGACATAAAGCCTGTTTTATCACAGCTTCATTGTGAAAAGAATGACAAGGATTTATTACCTGCTTGCTTGACATCCCAAATTAAAAGCTTGCTGTCGGATAGTGATGTGCTGGAGGGAAAAGACTTGCCAAATCCCCAGCTCAGTGATGCAGTTCCGTCTCTTTCTGCGTCAGGTGAGGTGGCGCACTCCGCCTGCGCTCAGTCACCCCAGACGTCTTCAACACCTTTCATCACCACAACCTCATCATGTGGAACTCGGAGATCTTACAGCAGCAATTGGGCCCATCAAAGCTGCTGGTCTGAAGAGCTACCAAAGCTCCATCACATCACAACTACATCCCTAGATCCACCACAGCAGCATCACCTTGATCAGCATGATCAGCAGAGACACAACAGCTCTGTGCCACCTGCAGAAAGGTTCTGCAGCAGTATGACAAGGAAGAGCAGCTCAAACATCCTTCAGAAGAAGAGGGAATACTGGAAGCTGATGAAAAGGCAGCAGAGGGCGAGGTTAAAGGCCAGGCAGAAGGAGATTCTTTCAAAGAATACCCAG aATGCAGGACTTGATATTAATATTAGTGAATGTGTAAATCCATCAAAGCCATCCTTCCAGTCCTGTTCGTCTGTCACATCAGTACCTGCCATGAGCAGCGTCCCTGACATCTTGGTTGGCTCATCATGTAAAATTGAACAATCACCTGACACATTCTGTGTTAAACCCCCCATCATCAGCAGAGAGGGAAACGTGAAAGATGAACCTTCATCACATCTGACTGACTTTCTTGGAGTTTCTTCACCTCACTGCCAAAAGTGGACACCCAGAGCCACAGAGACTGAGACAGCCTCTTCTTTTCCTACTCTGAAGCCCCCAGACAACCCTCTGACAAGCATCCACCTGCAGCCCATTGAACTTCCTGATAGACATCAAAATCCCATCCTTAGTCCTATAAAAATCTCTTGTGCTCAACTTCAAAGTCCCATAAATAAGGTGGAGTCTGCTGCGCAGGCAGCATCAATATGCATCATGATGCCTCCAAAGCCCATCCCTGGGGAGTCTGAGGAGGACTTTCTGAGGAGAAAGCGAGAGTACTGGAGGTTAAAAAAGAAGGAGCAAAGAGCAAAGAAGGCATTTCAGTACAAGGGGTGCACCTCAACGAGAGCCtccagcggcagcagcagctctgatctGCCTGGTCAGGATCTACAGACGCCGACGACAGCTATGGAG GATTCCAGTCAGTGGGGAAACTCCTCTGATGCATCTGAAAATCTAATGAG CATCCCAGTGGATCCCGACCCACCACCGTTTATATACACCAACTGCCCAGCTCAGGTAGAAG ttttttttgttccaggtGAGGCAGATATTTTGTTTGCTGATCATgctgatggtgatgatgatcaTGATGGtaatgatgaggaggaggattCTATGTCAGAGGCGGTCTGGAGAAACCGCTACCTCATGGACTATGATCCACTCAACCAGCTGCTGGTGTGCATGGTCTGTGGTGAGCTGCAGTACTCCCACAGCCTGGAGGGGGTGCAGGCCCACATCGACGAGGCGCACCCCCTCACCCTGAGGCTGGAACCCAGGGAGAAACAGAGGATCCTGGAGGCCTGGGACGAGCAGGTGTCACAGCGGGAGCGCTTCTTCAGCagccagctgcagcagcactgTGGTGCTGCAGAAG aaacataCAGGAACTGA